The following coding sequences lie in one Pseudomonas svalbardensis genomic window:
- a CDS encoding alpha/beta fold hydrolase, producing the protein MRVFFFLAALLFGLPSLAASRCDINVPTERVDLAQVSLAYQSIGRASDPALLLVMGLGGQLIHWPDEVVVALCQQGFRVIRYDNRDVGLSTWRQAPVDANLTFEVLRYKLGLPVSAPYTLTDMADDAFGLMDALHVEQFHVLGASMGGMIAQHMAAMAPQRVESLTLIMTSSGAEGLPAPSAALVQLLSRRGAPNREVALEQQADLLAALGSPTVSDDRQALLHQAAQSYDRAFNPEGVKRQIMAILAERSRVSLLNQLRVPTLVVHGTADPLLPVMHGVHLAAHIRGSQLKLIPGLAHRFQEAFKVPLLAAVLPYLQAHREDTSHWAQIDPVAKPNLL; encoded by the coding sequence ATGCGTGTTTTCTTTTTCCTGGCCGCGCTGTTGTTCGGCCTGCCGTCCTTGGCGGCGTCTCGTTGCGATATCAATGTTCCGACCGAACGGGTTGATCTGGCACAGGTGAGCCTGGCGTACCAGAGCATCGGCCGTGCCTCGGACCCAGCGTTGTTGCTGGTAATGGGCCTTGGCGGGCAGCTGATTCACTGGCCGGACGAGGTGGTGGTCGCGCTGTGTCAGCAGGGTTTTCGGGTGATTCGTTATGACAATCGCGATGTCGGCCTGTCGACCTGGCGGCAAGCGCCCGTCGATGCCAACCTGACCTTTGAAGTGCTGCGCTACAAACTCGGTTTGCCGGTGTCGGCGCCGTACACCCTGACCGATATGGCTGACGATGCTTTTGGATTGATGGATGCGTTGCACGTCGAGCAATTCCACGTGTTGGGCGCGAGCATGGGCGGGATGATCGCCCAGCACATGGCAGCGATGGCGCCGCAACGGGTCGAGAGCCTGACCCTGATCATGACCAGTTCCGGGGCCGAAGGCTTGCCGGCACCGAGTGCGGCGTTGGTACAACTGTTGTCGCGCCGTGGGGCGCCCAATCGCGAAGTAGCACTGGAGCAGCAAGCCGATTTGCTGGCGGCGCTGGGCAGCCCGACGGTGAGCGATGATCGGCAAGCACTACTGCATCAGGCGGCGCAGTCCTATGACAGGGCGTTCAATCCCGAGGGCGTGAAGCGCCAGATCATGGCGATCCTTGCCGAGCGCAGTCGTGTGTCACTGCTCAATCAACTGCGCGTTCCGACGCTGGTGGTTCACGGCACTGCTGATCCATTGCTGCCGGTGATGCACGGTGTGCACCTGGCGGCGCATATCCGCGGCAGTCAGTTGAAGCTGATTCCGGGGTTGGCCCATCGTTTCCAGGAGGCGTTCAAGGTGCCATTGCTGGCGGCGGTGTTGCCGTACTTGCAGGCCCACCGCGAAGACACCTCGCATTGGGCGCAGATTGATCCGGTGGCGAAACCAAATCTCCTGTAA